Within the Mus caroli chromosome 10, CAROLI_EIJ_v1.1, whole genome shotgun sequence genome, the region AACTCAGAGCTCATCACTTCTAAATCATGCAGCCCTAGCTACAAAGAACAGACCTCTTCTGAGAGCTCCTGGGCTGGGGATTAGGCTCAGCTAGCAAAGCAGATAGATGTCTAGCATGgataaggctctgggttcaacccTCTGCACCAAAGCCTGTACTGTTTCCCTAAGCTAGCTGCTAGGCATACAGAACAAGTCCGCTCCTCTGCGCTTTCTCCTCACAAGGCTGGAAGGCCCTAGTGTTCCCTGAGCCTAGGGAGAGTGGGTATTTGATGATTCTGACACTATACACCAGAGGAACCTTAGAGCACCCCGCAGGGCTGGAAGCAGATACAATGACATCTAGGCCTGCCAAGATTTCAACACGGCCATTGTGAAGGATGCagggggggaggcagaggagagcccTAGAAGGCTGATACTTTTCTCTGGGTTttaaaggaaaggcagagaggccCATGTCCCTGGCAGAGGTTACTTGAGAGAGTAGAGTCTGGTGCTGAGCCGGCTTTTAGAAGGCTTCTGGGTCACACTGGTTCTAAGAACGCAGTCCTTCCTCCTACCTCCATCTGACCAGCTTTGGAATGGAAGGGTCCACTCAGACCTGGAGATACCAAGGCAGGGGAAGGGCTGGCGGTGGCTTTCCTGGCTACTGCTTGGGGTAAGGAACACAGAGGAACAAGAAATGTCATAGTCTCAGTTTCATGAACAGCATCTGTCAGctaaaggggtgggggtggggttgggctGCACCCTCAGGTTGAGTGAGCATGGGTCAGCCTTTGTCTGAAGAGATGGTCATTCTCTATGCCCAAAGACATTACAGAACACCCCTGCCCAACCTACCCCTCTTAGGATGGTTACTAAGAAGGACCCTAAGATAGGTGAGGCTGTCTGTatcctccctctcaccctccctccctgctttattttattattattattttttttttttttttttttggttttttgagacagggtttctctgtacagctctggctgtcctggaactcactttgtagaccagattggcctcgaactcagaaattctcctgcctctgcctcccaagtgctgggattaaaggcatgcaccaccacgcctggcttactttatttttgagagaagTAGAATCTATGTTATTAtagttggtctcaaactcatctAGACTAGCCCAGGCAAGTCTGGAGTTGACTctacagcccaggctagcttcaagctCACTATATAGGATGGATTCATGGCAATCCCCCTGCCTtcgcctctcaagtactgggattccagTTGTACATTCActgtcacacctggcttctaactCAGGTTTACTCATTTGGGGGAATAAGTTCTGAGGATTCTATGAAAGAGATGTGGGTTTCCTGGGCTACCCCAAAGTCAGGTCCTGGATAGAATCCCCgaggaaaacacagatgtttttaGTCTCTGCTTTCAGCTCACTGGAAGGATCTGGCTTTCCTTTGTGGTTGGTGGGAGATGTGGAGATAAGTCTAGGGTCCTTTACTTGTCAGGCAAGTGCTttacactgagctacatccccagcctgagGGAACTGTTTTAACTAAGCCCTCCAAAAGGATACAAAGCCAagaaccgttttttttttttttttttttttttttttttttttttttttttttttttttttttacagtcttgGGGCACACAAAGGCACAAAGGCAGTCTGGGAtcaggaagagaaacaaaggagacAGTCATTCTCCAAGGGCCACTTGGTGTGGGTGGACTCTGTAGTCGGGGACAAGTGAGAAAGGCCTTGGCCTTCTTGGCTCAACTCCAACATTTCTGATAAGGAACTCAACTCCAGCCTTCTGTCTGGGAAGGAAGTCAGGGGTCACCCTCGTCATccccctgcctgcctttgtatggTCTCGGCTCCTGCCTAGGCCACATCTcctgagccagggtttctctgtatagccctggctgtcctggaactcactttgtagacaaggctggccttgaagtcagaaatccgcctgcatctgccgcctgtgctgggattaaaggcatgcgccaccacgcccggctgagcctAGGTTTCTTGCCTAGGGAGAGGTTTAAACTGAATTGTCTTTTGCAAAGGTCTCTCTCTTAACCTTTTTTTATATCCAGAGATAAAACCATACCCTTGACTGTGTACCACATCAGTCTAGActtttcctcagagaaaaggCCTTAGGCTAAGGTGACTGGGCCTTCTCACCTGGAGAGCGAGGTAACCCTCCTTGTAGAGACTCAAGACTTCCAGGGAGGTCTGACTCATCTTTCACCTTCGGGTGCTTTCCAGCACATTCTCCTGGTAGCTCCACTCAGCAGAACTGAGGGACCTTGGCTCTGATGGCACAGTTCCCAGGCTGCCAGGCAGTCCAGGAGCTCTGATGGCAGTTACCAGGCAGTCTGATGAAACGTGACCAGCACCCACCACTCAcccctctcccttttcatttatggcACCAATGAGTGTTTTAACAAACATGTTtattagaaaagtaaaaatattgcATAGGTCTTAATACTTGAACATCAAGTGTATTCATGAACCGCGAGTAACTTCATGTAAACAGGTTCTAGATGGAAGACCCAGGTGGCACTCCTCTGGGAAAAGAGGGTTccagccccccccaccccagcccctcagcCCATCTCCTCACAGTTCAATTCTCCAGTACATGGGCACCGGGATGGGCTAGCTGCAGCTCCCAGGTGTAATTTTGTTTCAAGTGTCGAAGATCCCGAATGATCCTAACACCCACCCCATTCCTACTCTTACATTCATGCAGTCTGTAAGATAGCTGCCTCGAACAGGTCAGTAGTGAAGCGCcgatccccaccccccaaaaccaaGATACAAAACAAACGACAAAACACACTAGGTCCTTTCAGACCAGGAGATACACAAACTGTGTCGGCCACCTCCCCTCGCCtacccccccagcccccaacccccagccgGGGCAGAGGCCAGTGCAGACCAGCTGCCCTTCTGGCTCTGGCCCACAACTGCTGTTGTAACTTGTCAGTAATACAAAAAAATAAGGTACATGCTACATACACATCCAGCCAGAAGCCTGTGTGACTCCTAAGCCTTTGTTTCATGCTACAGTACTGAGGGGCGTGTGCCCCAACAGGGAGCCACCTGCATACAACCTAGAGACTTCCTGGAGAACACTTCCTTCTCCCACCTGGCCCTGCGCCCCTCAGGTGGCTATCGTCAGTTTTCTAACACAGGGGACAGTCCTTGCCTGCGGGTCTCCACCACAGAAATTCCTTGTCTTCACTTTGGGGGGCAGTGAGAAACCCTCCCCGCACCCCCCCAGGATGTAGTTCAACACTCTTCAATGAGCAGCTGCTCGGAGCTGTAGAGTTTCTTCTTGATGACTCTGAAGCCGGTGCTTAGCGTCAGGGACTGGCTGTAACCAGGGACCAAGGAAGAATTGGCAGAACTTAACAGCCCCTGGATCTTGGGCCAGAGGCGAGAGTCCAGACGCAGCACCAGGGTCAACTGAAAGGTGGGCACCAGGCTGGGGTCTAGGGCCAGCTGAGCCACGCTATGGCAGCTCTTGCCTTGCTCCACACACACGTCCAGCAGTGCCCCCCGCAGGCCGCACGGCTCACTGTACGCCAGGCGCAGGAGTTCCTTGCCCACCTGGCTCACCAGCTGGCTCGGCATGAGCAAGCGCGCAGGGCGCCTCGAGCCCAATCGCGCCTGGGACAGGCTCTCC harbors:
- the Ddit4 gene encoding DNA damage-inducible transcript 4 protein; its protein translation is MPSLWDRFSSSSSSSSSSGTPAADRPPRSAWGSAAREEGLDRCASLESSDCESLDSSNSGFGPEEDSSYLDGVSLPDFELLSDPEDEHLCANLMQLLQESLSQARLGSRRPARLLMPSQLVSQVGKELLRLAYSEPCGLRGALLDVCVEQGKSCHSVAQLALDPSLVPTFQLTLVLRLDSRLWPKIQGLLSSANSSLVPGYSQSLTLSTGFRVIKKKLYSSEQLLIEEC